A portion of the Callithrix jacchus isolate 240 chromosome 21, calJac240_pri, whole genome shotgun sequence genome contains these proteins:
- the LOC144576416 gene encoding uncharacterized protein LOC144576416, with protein sequence MAGLNSTAGLNTTAGLNSTAGLKSMAGLNSTAGLNSTAGLNTTAGLNSTAELNSTAGLKSMAGLNSTAGLNTTAGLNSTAELNSTAGLNSTAGLNSTAGLNSTAGLNTTAGLNSTAELNSTAGLNSTAGLNSTAGLKSMAGLNSTAGLNTTAGLNSTAGLKSMAGLKSMAGLNSTAGLNTTAGLNSTAELNSTAGLNTTAGLNSTAGLNSTAGLKSMAGLNTTAGLNTTAGLNSTAGLNSTAGLNTTAGLNFTAGLNSTAGLNFTAGLNSTAGLNSTAGLNSTAGLPFWETASILGLHGYLDILYLTGQSKN encoded by the coding sequence ATGGCAGGACTAAACTCCACTGCAGGACTAAACACTACTGCAGGACTAAACTCCACTGCAGGACTAAAGTCCATGGCAGGACTAAACTCCACTGCAGGACTAAACTCCACTGCAGGACTAAACACTACTGCAGGACTAAACTCCACTGCAGAACTAAACTCCACTGCAGGACTAAAGTCCATGGCAGGACTAAACTCCACTGCAGGACTAAACACTACTGCAGGACTAAACTCCACTGCAGAACTAAACTCCACTGCAGGACTAAACTCCACTGCAGGACTAAACTCCACTGCAGGACTAAACTCCACTGCAGGACTAAACACTACTGCAGGACTAAACTCCACTGCAGAACTAAACTCCACTGCAGGACTAAACTCCACTGCAGGACTAAACTCCACTGCAGGACTAAAGTCCATGGCAGGACTAAACTCCACTGCAGGACTAAACACTACTGCAGGACTAAACTCCACTGCAGGACTAAAGTCCATGGCAGGACTAAAGTCCATGGCAGGACTAAACTCCACTGCAGGACTAAACACTACTGCAGGACTAAACTCCACTGCAGAACTAAACTCCACTGCAGGACTAAACACTACTGCAGGACTAAACTCCACTGCAGGACTAAACTCCACTGCAGGACTAAAGTCCATGGCAGGACTAAACACTACTGCAGGACTAAACACTACTGCAGGACTAAACTCCACTGCAGGACTAAACTCCACTGCAGGACTAAACACTACTGCAGGACTAAACTTCACTGCAGGACTAAACTCCACTGCAGGACTAAATTTCACTGCAGGACTGAATTCCACTGCAGGACTAAACTCCACTGCAGGACTAAATTCCACTGCAGGACTGCCATTCTGGGAGACAGCTTCTATTCTTGGGCTTCACGGGTACCTGGACATTCTTTATTTGACTGGTCAGAGCAAGAACTAA